AGTCTTTTCCATACAGGGGCAGGTGAGAGGAAAATGAGGAACTAACAAGTTTCCAAGAATGTCAGGTTGATGTAATGATACAGACAAAACTCTGCATTAGTGGGAAGAAGCATGTGCCCTTGTGTTGCATGTGGAAGGGATGATGGCAGCGGTTGCTTGGCTCTTTGAAGCCAGTGTTGGTACACCAGATGGTTGCTGTTGCACATTAGCAAGATGTTCTGTGCTTACATTGCtctgatgtatttttatttgacttttcaGATTTGCACTTTACATTCAGATGGGACGATTGGCAGtcattttatgaaatattaCAAGAAGCAGCCATAATCAGGGCTGGAATAATTTTAGTGATCTGCAAGTCCCAtatttcagcagctggaagaaatAAGAAGTGTTATTTCACAGCCTTGGGTCATTTTCTGGTAAGTTTTCTTTTGTAGCCACTTCAGAGAGGCAACAGGTTGCAAGATTTACTGATCCTGTTAGCAGACTCTAGAACTTTCCAGTGCTGTCCCACCATCTGGTCTTTAAACTTCATGCAAATAGTTCTGGTGGTTCCTGGAAGAAGTAGCTCCTGTGTCCAGTGGCACTGTTTGGaaagcagccagcacagcagagccttCAGGTGCTGTTGGAGACACACAGAGGCTGAAGTGAGGAGTGATGCTGGAGCAgacagctcagcagctctggttCTCCAAGGGCAGATGAAGCTATAGGATAAACCCTACTGTTTGGAGGATTTGAACCATTCAAAAGCACTTGGAATATGGCAGTGACTTGTGCCTTAGCGTTTGTTTCTAAAATTTTGGATCTGTTTTCTCTCAGACTGGGGGCAGTCCCGTTGAAAACCTGTTGAAATAATACCTGGCTCCAAAACTGCCTGCTATGGCCCAACGCCAacatgccctgctctgctgctggcatctGCTCCAGAGCCACGCCACCTGTGTTTGGCTTGGCAGGGAgctctccttcttcccctctcaTGGGCTCAAGCTGAGACCATGGGACTGCAAACCATGTCCATTCCCTAGTTCTTGTCCctcaacttttatttttcaggtcCTCAAGGACAGGCTCTGCATTGCCTGTGTCACAAAGCATGGTGACCTCTCAGGCTGAGTACACAGGGCCTGGTGTTCTTACCAAATTCAGTTTATGTGTGTCATCTTAGATCTGGAGCAACAATTCGTACTGGTCCAGCAAGTACATAGCCCTGGAGACTGTCAGAATGGTGACCTGGAAAGGCTGAGAACGACACACAGCGTGTTTGTGCAGTTTTTAAAGAATACATGCATGCTGCACGTTAAGTGCTTGTGTATTAAGCATGAACTAAAGGTGACATCAGTGTTCACAGTCCATGCTCGAGGCATTTCAGATGCCAAAGTCAGAGCCCCTAAATCTCTGAGAAACATAAGGTCTGGGGTGCATTGCAATggctctttttctcctccacacctacccttcctctccctgcttgAGCGGCACTGTCCtctgcaggggctgccaggTTGTGTGTTGGTAGGAGAGCATGCTGCCACTGAACAGTGCACATacacctgaaaagaagaagaaaaagtgccACTTGGTCCACATCAAATCCCAATTTGCAGAGCattgttttatcttttgttGTCCTTTTGCAGAAACTACATCTGATTAGACTTAGGCTTCTCTGAACACTTCCACGTGGCACATTCTAGCTGAACCTGCCTTGAATTTTAAAGTTGGTGTCAAGGAAGCCCTCAGGCAGTTTGGTAACTGAGAGGCTGAGATAGGAGAAATCAAACCTCACGTGCTGCAATGTATCAAACCTAGACAGAAACTCAATCTGgtgtctgctgcagctgcacacttAAGGAAGCAGCACAAGCCACGATTGCATCATGTTCATTTCTAGCAAGTTCGAGGTGCCTGTGAAAGGCAGAGTAAATAATAATGCAGTTAGTTgagctgcccaggcagggtgaACACACCATGGCTGGTATCAGTACATGTCAGGACAGGCAGTTCACTCAGCTGGTGCACAAGGAGAAAAAGTATCCTCAGGTGACTGTCCTAGGTATTTTGCTCTACTTAGTCCTTAGAGGAGAACAGGATCTCAAACTTTAAGACCAAACCCACATCTCTGCTTCTCTGCCCATTGGGCTGACACCCAAGGAGATGGATGAGTGGCTAGGACAGATGGGAGACAACAGAGCTGAACTTCACATGAATATTGGGACATATAAGTTGATTTTTTGCTCTAGACATTTTGAGCTGAAGTGCTATGAATCTGATCCTACACAAAGCCAGAACCAccatataaaaattatatttacataccaaattattttgtttaatccAACCAGTCCAGTCTCAAGTCAATTGGGTGGCAGAGGAGATTTAAGAAGAGAACTAAATTAAAGCTGTGCACCAGTCAGGGTAGTTGAGTTGAATGCTGGCTAGGGTTTAAGTCTGTGAGGTGCCTAAATCAACTATTTTTCAAAgcatagagtcatagaatctctcaggttagaagggacccatatggatcatcaagtccagcatCCTGGTCCTCGCAGAACTGCCTGCAACTTAACCATATAACTAACAGCATCATCCAGACTTCCAGGATAGGGTCCATGAGAGGGATGTGAGCCCTTCACTCGATCCTACCTGTTCCAGTTGCTGTGCCAGGGTCCTTACTGCCAGCCTTTTAAAGTGAGAAGGGTGTCTCACCCTGGAGCTAACAGGTACCGGGCAGAACTCTGCAGCAAACTCACTGCCACTAATCTCACACCTATTTGAGAGGAAAGACCAACAGATCTAAGCAGAAATTGGGGCTTTGCTGATGAGTGCATTGGACATTTAATACTACTTGCCCATCTGCAGTGATGTTCCATCTTGGGGTGCTGTTGAAGTCTGGAGATCTGGCCACCCAGCAGTTTTCCAGGTATAACTCGACACTGGGGCTCTCGTCTTTCAGCTCCACCTCAAGAAACACAGGCTCTACAGGTTGTTTAAGTATTGCTATGCTGGGCTCATAGAATTCCGTGAAGGATTCATCTCGAGAAAATGTCAGGgcattttgttgttgtttaattttatttaaactaaaaCATGTTTGGAAATTCTCTGATTTCCATAGGAGGAGATTTACCTTTGGACACTCTTGAAACTACATTCAGAACTTGTCTTACCCTTCTGTaagctgcagaaaaggaaatgttggTGAGGTTCTTTAGCTGAAAGCAAGGCATGTGTTAACAAGGGAATTTAGGACTGAAAGAGAGGTTTGAAAATGAGAGAAGAGAATTGCACACCTGCAGTATTTGATTGTGGAACCATCGTCCCAGAGCCAAAGGGAGAGGATGTGGCTGGGTCACTGGAGAAGGCACCGAGCACTAGGGTCTCTTTTGCTTGGTAGTAGCACAAGACTGTTAGTCTAGAATagaagaaacagcaatttttgtGTTCAcatctgcttcccagcagctggactAAAGTGAGCAGTGTCAGCGAGCAGCAGCTCCTACCTGTAGTCTGGATCTCTTGTGATTGTTGGTATGCTCTGTCCTGGAAGAGTCTCCTTCTCATAAGAGATTTCATTCTCATAAATGATGTGATCACCTTCAAACTGTGCATATGGGAAGCTCATTATAAATTGGCTCTTctcaggagctggggcaggggaacAAACGAGAATGCAGGAGAGGCAGAGACTTCCAGCAGGTGTATCTGCTCTGGCCATGGGCTTACCCTTACTGAAGTGCCACAGGTAGTGACATGGAACTTGAAGAAAGCATAGGCTTCATTATACTCTCTAGGCTTGCAGGAGCTGTCCCTTAGCTTGGTTTTACTCATGTCAATGGCAGGAACGGTCTTCATCTGGGCAGATATCATTATGGTACCATCTGGGTGGCAAACTGAGAAAGTCAGAGTTGATTATGAGTGAGTATTCAAGGAAGAAATCACACATCTTTTTATTGATTGATCAGTTGATAACTTACTTATAAATACTGATGAATTAAAACTGCAGCTAACAGAGAACATCTGTAAGGTCTCCATAGTTCTCACTTTCCTTAGGGCAACATCAAACCTTGCTTTGATTTTCTGAAAGGACACTTCCTGcaaaggaggagatggaagaaaTCTCCTGTTACCGTACATCATCCATATATACAAAGTTCTGCTCCTTAGCTTGTGCCACTTGAATGCTAACAAGTCACAAGAGTTAAGTCAGTGCGAAGACTTGAGCCTGATGCAACATGGAGGCAGAAGGTTTCTTGTATGAATTAATCAGTCACTGTCATGGAGATAAATTTTGGCTGATTATTGTAGAATAGTTCAAATGTTTATTACAGCATCAATTTTCCCCTGCCATGCCTTAACATTTCTACaaaaaagttcatttaaaaGAGCTTCTTTCATAAAAGCTGTATTGAAATATTGTTTCTGGCTCAGAGCAGATGGGACATTTTGCCTCATCTTACTAAAAACACTGAGGAGTTTGTTTTTGAAGACTTGGTGCATATTGTTTAGAAACAAGTGGGGACTGCAGGTTGCATAATACATGGCATTACCAGAAGGGTCCACGTCCGATGCCTCTTGTCCTACTTGCTCTGGCTTAGTCCTTCCCTCTGGAGGTTTTCCAATATGTGTAACACCACAGCACTACAGACTGTGACTGTAGGACTCTGTGAGAGCAAACAGTCCCATGTGCGTTAAAAAAGGCATTGCTAAACAGCTCCTGTACCTTATAGATGACTCCCCCAGCAAACAGAGGTATTTGCAAGGTCAGGTGTGTGGAGTTGGTAGCTGCAAGATACCCATTGGTGAGGGCAAGGTGCCTGTTCAGGAGCTTGTTACCAAGGTACAGGTCCCAGTACTGGTGCAAGCCAAAAGTGGGCAGGGTTAGATACAGGTTTTCTTCATCACAGCCACCAACTGCTTCTGGTATTTCTGCAGGAAGAAGGTGGGGTGAAGAGTTAGCAATGAAGGAAGGTTTGAGGGTGATATTTGGCCCAGGCAGGGATTTCTGTCACAGGTGAAAAACCCAGCAGCCTGTTATGTGCATGCTGGCATTGTCTGCAGGGCTTGGCTGTGTAGTGGGTATAGCAGCTCACatctggtgggatggggagtCCTCCTGCTTTAGCAGTGGCCTGCCAGCTTGCATCCAGGACTGATCCCTATTTCAGTAGGGCAAGCTGAGCTatgtatgtaaatatattttttgatCAGCCTTCTTTGACCTGAACCAAGAGCTACTTCAAAGATAAAACAGGACAGTGAGGAGACTGTCATGTTCGTGGCATgcaaaaagctaaaaaatttgagaaaatacCAAACAGACCTCCTGCCCATTTCAGTAACCTGCTAAGTACAGCTCTTTGTAGATGATTTCTCCTTACAGAAATGCTGTCTTTGGAGATCAGAGCAATTTATTTGAGTCAGTTAAATTCTGCCCTGGATGCAGAGGCAAAATTGTGTTTGAGGACAAACTGAAACTTGTAGCAATGTCTGAAAGTTTTGCCAGTAGATGTATGTTCATGTTCTGAGGCATCTTGTTCACTGAGTTTGCAAGCCAACTTCTTTTACACACTTGCTTTATTGCTCTCAGTGTCTCGAGGGCAGACTGTCTTGCCAGTATGCAGAGGAGCTGCCATCAGTAGAGCAGCAACTTGGCTGTTACCAACAATGAGCTGTGGAGGGGTGGGGTTTTCCCCAAAGCTCTCGCCCTCACTCTAATGTTCTCACTGAATTCAGTGACAGCCTGATCCATGCTGTTGATGCAAACCAGTTTATGTCAGGGGAAAGCTTACCAATATCAGCAATCACACACTCCACCTCTGCTGAATGATAATAGAGTGTCATCTCTGGACCCACGCTAAGGGTGTAGTTAACCAAGAGGgtgtattttgtttcatttctattCACATactgaaagagagagaagtgTAAGGCTGTAGCAGCTTTCAGAATAGGCAGGCATGTATATGCTGAACAACACTAATTATTCCAAcaccctcctcttccctgcaaATAGCTCAGTCTCCAAAAGCATCGCTTCAGCTGGCCTAAAACTATTCAGAAATCTGGCCTGGATTCAACAGCTCTTTCAGCCAAGCATAAATGTGGAGaatgttttgccttttcagaaaataaagacaagtgAACATAGTGGTGGTTCCTCTGTAGCCCAGTGGTGAAAGAGCTCGTAGAGGGAGATCCAGGTCTAAATCCTTACTCTTCTTTACTCAGTGTGGGC
The window above is part of the Corvus moneduloides isolate bCorMon1 chromosome 3, bCorMon1.pri, whole genome shotgun sequence genome. Proteins encoded here:
- the LOC116442112 gene encoding uncharacterized protein LOC116442112; protein product: MEAVGHLLCRIWLFFLLFWLGQGRQMAPPGFVESSCRSRIFWMKLNKLLLQGKFFQLEIYDPYSGPVLLDENLASRCGYVLSEDVWGNPVFRASVLGCHVANEADELFSLTVNIKVSSFSSMRAAVTYTYPMYCSYTSWASREIVCEENYMEVSVKTDVPAVSNDYTVAWMSALPETQNVAYQQWQLVFVSPSGRKRITVSDAVKLGYSFNNTLSRVYLRAPYHSNESDVSVVSGVNMNMVTSTSMYRQRWLLLLIDTTVSCPVDGISFTDTTLTWTVPRVIPTLVVQESTFLSKSIVMGVDDQVIVNPEEMNYSLEHNETHIRITIPIGAEGGKLESSISGGVYGVIYSIDLCLEHTWTDAGWQTTKYTVIKSITTPFMPQIPTVINNTVPEERLFNVAFGYFLPDVSLVAIAIGNVPFTLREAQHHGFSIYETPFSNGTKEFILEVSFDDPYVLKEYVNRNETKYTLLVNYTLSVGPEMTLYYHSAEVECVIADIEIPEAVGGCDEENLYLTLPTFGLHQYWDLYLGNKLLNRHLALTNGYLAATNSTHLTLQIPLFAGGVIYKEVSFQKIKARFDVALRKVRTMETLQMFSVSCSFNSSVFIICHPDGTIMISAQMKTVPAIDMSKTKLRDSSCKPREYNEAYAFFKFHVTTCGTSVRFEGDHIIYENEISYEKETLPGQSIPTITRDPDYRLTVLCYYQAKETLVLGAFSSDPATSSPFGSGTMVPQSNTAAYRRVRQVLNVVSRVSKDESFTEFYEPSIAILKQPVEPVFLEVELKDESPSVELYLENCWVARSPDFNSTPRWNITADGCEISGSEFAAEFCPVPVSSRVRHPSHFKRLAVRTLAQQLEQVYVHCSVAACSPTNTQPGSPCRGQCRSSRERKAFPGHHSDSLQGYVLAGPVRIVAPDLR